From Candidatus Margulisiibacteriota bacterium, a single genomic window includes:
- a CDS encoding SDR family oxidoreductase, with protein MKVKDKVVIITGASEGIGATLARLLSANQAKVVLAARRAEILKKMESELPNSLAIPTDIRKPEDIVNLINRTVEHFGRVDLLVNGAGQAQYGPIEKVDIAEYQSIVELNVYGPLRAMQAVIPQMRKQGGGMILNISSMVSKQYIPLLGSYASTKYALNALSLTARQELAPDKIIVSVFHPRMTATNFGKNALGVRMFENLASAGSYDDMPVDSTEIVAAKILMQIESEEAESMMI; from the coding sequence ATGAAAGTAAAAGATAAGGTTGTAATCATTACTGGTGCTTCAGAAGGAATTGGCGCTACTCTGGCAAGACTACTCAGTGCTAACCAAGCCAAGGTAGTACTGGCAGCTCGCAGGGCCGAGATCTTAAAGAAAATGGAATCCGAATTACCTAACTCTCTGGCTATTCCAACTGATATACGCAAACCTGAAGACATTGTTAACTTAATTAATAGAACTGTAGAACACTTTGGCAGAGTTGACTTGTTGGTGAATGGTGCAGGACAAGCTCAATATGGACCTATTGAAAAAGTGGATATAGCAGAATACCAAAGCATTGTTGAATTAAATGTTTACGGCCCTCTTAGGGCTATGCAAGCTGTCATACCACAGATGCGAAAACAAGGCGGAGGAATGATCCTCAATATTAGTTCGATGGTCTCAAAACAATACATTCCACTTCTGGGCTCTTATGCTTCTACAAAATATGCACTCAATGCGCTCTCGCTAACTGCACGTCAGGAGCTGGCACCAGACAAAATTATTGTCAGCGTTTTTCATCCACGCATGACTGCAACCAATTTCGGTAAAAATGCGTTAGGTGTTCGCATGTTTGAAAATCTTGCATCAGCAGGTTCTTACGATGACATGCCTGTCGATTCTACGGAAATTGTAGCTGCCAAAATTCTTATGCAAATTGAATCTGAAGAAGCTGAATCTATGATGATTTAA
- a CDS encoding radical SAM protein, which produces MIIREIISKSVLSPSKIYDYVLNPYVGCQFGCSYCYARYMKKFTGHKEPWGSFVDIKINAVELLRKEVVKKKVAQVWISGVCDPYQPLEAKYKLTRGCLKILTDNDWPIVIQTKSRLVLRDIDIIKKAKSCNVGFSIATADDRIRQLFEPGSTPITDRINALEKLHNEGISTYAMIAPILPGAERIMEFLEGKVDYIYVDRMNYNYASRIYKANKLEGYLESDYFDAVGQKIVDDCKKMKIECSVVY; this is translated from the coding sequence ATGATCATTCGTGAAATAATCTCCAAGTCTGTATTATCCCCATCAAAAATATATGATTATGTACTGAATCCTTATGTCGGCTGTCAATTTGGCTGCTCATATTGTTACGCGCGCTATATGAAGAAATTTACCGGACACAAAGAGCCCTGGGGCAGTTTTGTGGATATTAAAATTAATGCGGTCGAATTACTGCGGAAGGAAGTTGTTAAGAAGAAAGTTGCACAGGTCTGGATAAGCGGTGTTTGTGATCCGTATCAACCTTTGGAAGCCAAGTATAAGTTAACAAGAGGATGCCTGAAAATATTGACAGATAACGATTGGCCCATTGTTATTCAAACTAAATCCAGATTGGTATTAAGAGATATTGATATTATAAAAAAAGCCAAAAGCTGTAATGTGGGGTTTTCTATAGCCACCGCCGACGACAGGATCAGACAATTATTCGAACCAGGCTCAACACCCATAACTGATAGAATAAACGCCTTGGAAAAGCTGCACAATGAGGGGATAAGTACATATGCGATGATAGCTCCGATATTGCCCGGGGCTGAACGTATTATGGAATTTCTTGAAGGTAAAGTTGATTATATTTATGTGGATAGAATGAATTACAATTATGCCAGCAGAATATATAAAGCCAATAAATTGGAAGGTTATTTGGAGAGCGATTATTTTGATGCCGTGGGGCAAAAAATCGTGGATGACTGTAAGAAGATGAAGATTGAATGTAGTGTTGTATATTAG
- a CDS encoding DoxX family protein has translation MNIALWIIQIVVAFYCIMGSVWRFLNFKQAALAITSINALPAAVWNVIGIIEIVCAIGLILPGLLKMNQKVTAIVAGFLTVEMLFLTGLHAKYFGLELSATNPAMWTIMLAILSALVAYGRAR, from the coding sequence ATGAATATAGCTCTATGGATAATTCAAATTGTGGTCGCATTTTATTGTATTATGGGTTCAGTCTGGAGATTTTTGAATTTTAAGCAGGCAGCGCTGGCTATTACCTCAATAAATGCGCTTCCGGCCGCTGTTTGGAATGTCATTGGAATAATCGAAATAGTGTGCGCAATCGGACTGATACTCCCGGGGTTGTTAAAAATGAACCAAAAAGTTACCGCAATTGTGGCAGGATTTCTGACAGTGGAAATGTTATTCCTGACCGGCTTGCATGCAAAATATTTTGGACTGGAACTCAGCGCGACTAACCCGGCAATGTGGACAATAATGTTGGCTATCCTGTCTGCCCTTGTGGCTTATGGCAGGGCCAGGTAA